The window GCGGCAGCGGCGAGAACACGATGACCGGCCGCTCGATGCCGAGTGCGCGGACCTGCGCACCCTCGTTCGCAGTCGCAACCCCGTACGCCAGCGGCGCCAGTGGCTCCAGCGCCGTCACCACTCGCTCCGCGCCGACACCGTACGAGTCCGCCTTCACCATCGCGATCACGCCGGCACCGCCGGCGCGGGCGCGCACCGTCTCGAAATTCGCACGCAGCGCGTCCAGATCCACCTCGACCCACGCGCGCGCACGCTCGTTCGCCGCCATCACCGCACCACAGAAAGAAAGCCGGCCGGGACCACCGTCGTCCCGGAGCAAAGCGGGGGAACATAGAGTCCGTCGCGGGCCCGCCGCAACCGCCGACGAGAGCGGGACTTGCGGCAGAATGTTAGCTTGCCCCATGCCTTTCCAACGATCGCTCGATCTCGTCCGGTTCCTGCGCGCCGGCTGCCCCTGGGACGCCGAGCAGACGCCCACCTCCCTGCTGCCGTACCTCCTGGAAGAGGCGCACGAGGTGGCTGAAGCCGTTTCCAACGGCGACGATTCCCTGCTCGCAAAGGAGCTGGGCGACCTGCTCATGAACGTCGCCTTCCAGGCCGTGCTGGCCGAGGAGCGCGGTGCATTCACCGCGGAGGACGTCGTCTCCACGCTGGAGGAGAAGATGCGACGTCGCCACCCCCACCTCTACGGCCTGGGCCCGCAGCAGGACTGGGAAGCGCTCAAGGCGCAGGAACGAGCCGCCGAGGCCGGCGACGGGCCGACCTCCATCCTCGCGGGGCTCACCAAGGGCCTCGAGCCCCTTTCCCGCGCGCACCGCATACAGGACAGGGTCGCCAGCGTCGGCTTCGACTGGTCGAGCGCGCATGGCGCCTTCGAGAAGGTCGCCGAAGAGCTCGAGGAAGTGCGCCAGGCACTCGAGGCGGAGCCGTCACCGGCACTGGAAGAGGAGCTGGGCGATCTGCTGTTCGCCGTCGTGAACCTGACCCGTCTCTCCGGCGTGCACGCGATGCGGGCGCTGCAG of the Longimicrobiales bacterium genome contains:
- the mazG gene encoding nucleoside triphosphate pyrophosphohydrolase codes for the protein MPFQRSLDLVRFLRAGCPWDAEQTPTSLLPYLLEEAHEVAEAVSNGDDSLLAKELGDLLMNVAFQAVLAEERGAFTAEDVVSTLEEKMRRRHPHLYGLGPQQDWEALKAQERAAEAGDGPTSILAGLTKGLEPLSRAHRIQDRVASVGFDWSSAHGAFEKVAEELEEVRQALEAEPSPALEEELGDLLFAVVNLTRLSGVHAMRALQQANRKFTRRFEALEQLARERGVQLGAASLQELDVLWDDVKRQEAPAREEQ